One part of the Vicia villosa cultivar HV-30 ecotype Madison, WI linkage group LG6, Vvil1.0, whole genome shotgun sequence genome encodes these proteins:
- the LOC131609107 gene encoding peptide deformylase 1B, chloroplastic/mitochondrial-like, with protein MASLLPAHPLPLHHPTASALAAVPTVCFRQPSSFNPPLSSIHRTKAGFSSSQHELASPADFEFEAPLQVLKYPDPKLRTKNKRIATFDDSTKKLVHEMFDVMYKTDGIGLSAPQVGVNVQLMVFNPVGEHGEGEEIVLINPKVRKYSMNQTLFTEGCLSFPGINADVKRPESVKVDARDVNGLRFSISLSGLPARIFQHEFDHLLGILFFERMTDGVLDSIRAQLQALEMKYEEVTGFPSPEKIESRRRRKVATGFGKSQPLR; from the exons ATGGCTTCCCTCCTCCCAGCTCACCCTCTTCCACTTCATCATCCTACCGCTTCTGCACTAGCTGCCGTTCCAACCGTCTGCTTCCGTCAACCATCCTCCTTCAACCCGCCTCTCTCCTCCATCCACCGGACTAAGGCGGGCTTTTCATCCTCTCAACATGAATTAGCTTCTC CTGCTGATTTTGAATTTGAGGCCCCTCTTCAAGTATTGAAATATCCCGACCCAAAACTGAGGACAAAGAATAAACGCATTGCTACCTTTGATGATAGTACAAAGAAACTTGTCCATGAAATGTTCGATGTAATGTACAA AACTGATGGTATTGGTCTGTCGGCACCCCAAGTAGGGGTTAATGTTCAACTTATGGTTTTCAACCCGGTAGGTGAACATGGTGAAGGAGAAGAAATAGTTCTTATAAATCCAAAAGTTAGGAAATACTCAATGAACCAAACACTATTTACTGAGGGTTGTCTATCTTTCCCCGGCATTAATGCTGATGTAAAG CGACCAGAATCTGTAAAGGTTGATGCACGTGATGTCAATGGTTTACGGTTTTCAATCAGTTTGTCTGGCCTTCCAGCTCGAATATTCCAACATGAATTTGACCATCTCCTG GGAATCCTTTTCTTTGAGAGAATGACAGACGGAGTTCTTGATAGTATTCGAGCACAGTTACAG GCCCTTGAAATGAAGTATGAGGAAGTGACTGGATTCCCAAGTCCTGAAAAGATAGAAAGTCGCAGGAGAAGAAAGGTTGCTACTGGTTTCGGGAAATCACAACCTTTAAGATAA